The stretch of DNA GCATGCCGAGGGTGCCCTTGACCGCCTCTTCCGGCGATGAAAAGCGCTCGATCATTTCCATCGCCGCTTCGTTGGCACCGCCGTGCAGCGGGCCGCGCAGCGAGCCAATGGCTGCGGTGACGCAGGAATACAGGTCGGACAGGGTCGAAGCACATACGCGAGCGGTGAAGGTCGAGGCGTTGAATTCATGCTCGGCGTAGAGGATCAGCGACACGTTCATGACTTTGACGTGCAGTTCGCTCGGCTTCTTGTCGTGCAGCAGGTGCAGGAAGTGGCCGCCGATGGTTGGCTCGTCGCTGACGCAGTTGATGCGTTTGCCGTCGTGGCTGAAGCGGTACCAATAGCACATGATCGCCGGGAACGCGGCCAGCAGGCGGTCAGTCTTGTCGCGCTGCTCGGAGAAGTCTTTCTCCGGTTCGAGGTTGCCGAGGAACGAGCAACCGGTGCGCATCACGTCCATCGGGTGGGCGTCGGCAGGAATGCGTTCGAGCACTTCTTTCAACGCTTGTGGCAGGTCGCGCAGCTTGCTCAATTTGCCTTGGTATTCGTCGAGTTGCGCCTGAGTAGGCAGCTCGCCGTACAGCAGCAGGTACGCCACTTCTTCAAATTGTGCGTCGGCTGCCAGTTCGCGTACGTCATAGCCGCGATAGGTCAGCCCGGCACCGGCCTGGCCCACGGTGGACAGTGCGGTTTGCCCGGCAACCTGGCCCCGGAGTCCGGCACCACTGAGTACTTTTGCTTCGGCCATTGCTGTCTCCAATCTTGAATTTGTTAGGGAATCTGCAATTTCGGTGGTGTTCGCAAAAGATCGCAGCCTTCGGCAGCTCCTACATCGACCGCGTTCCTGTAGGAGCTGTCGAGTGAAACGAGGCTGCGATCTTTTGATCTTCGCCTTTATTTTTTCGCTGCAAACAACGCATCGAGCTTCTGCTCGAACGTGTGGTAATCGATGCGATCGTAAAGCTCCATGCGAGTCTGCATGGTGTCGATGACATTCTGCTGAGAGCCGTCGCGGCGGATCGCGGTGTAGACGTTTTCCGCAGCCTTGTTCATCGCACGGAACGCCGACAGCGGGTAAAGCACCAGCGACACGTCAGCACCGGCCAGTTGCTCGGTGGTGTACAGCGGCGTCGCACCGAACTCGGTGATGTTGGCCAGAATCGGCGCTTTCACGCGGTTGGCGAACAGCTTGTACATCTCCAGCTCGGTGATGGCTTCCGGGAAAATCATGTCGGCACCGGCCTCGATGCACGCTGCTGCGCGATCCAGTGCCGATTCCAGACCTTCAACGGCCAGTGCATCAGTGCGCGCCATGATCACGAAGCTGTCATCGGTGCGGGCATCGACGGCGGCTTTGATGCGGTCGACCATTTCCTGCTGGCTGACGATCTCTTTATTCGGACGATGGCCACAGCGTTTGGCACCGACCTGATCTTCGATGTGAATCGCCGCTGCACCGAACTTGATCATCGACTTGACGGTGCGCGCGACGTTGAACGCCGAGGAGCCGAAACCGGTATCGACGTCCACCAGCAGTGGCAGATCGCAGACGTCGGTGATGCGGCGCACGTCGGTCAGCACGTCATCCAGCCCGGTGATGCCCAGGTCCGGCACGCCGAGGGAACCTGCGGCCACCCCGCCACCGGACAGGTAAATCGCCTTGAAACCGGCGCGTTTGGCCAGCAGCGCGTGGTTGGCGTTGATCGCGCCGACCACTTGCAATGGATGCTCGCTGGCGACCGCATCGCGGAAACGCTGGCCGGGAGTGTTCGGGTTGGAACTCATGACTCACCTCGTTCAGTGGCTGTCTTATTGTGGGCGCCGTCCTGGTAATGACGGGCGATATTGCGTTTCGAGGCGCCGATGTGACGGCGCATCAACAATTCCGCGAGCTCGCCGTCACGGTCGGCGATGGCATCGAGAATCCGGTGGTGTTCAGCGAAAGCCTGACGCGGACGATTCGGCGTGGTGGAAAACTGGATGCGGTACATGCGCACCAGTTGATACAGCTCACCGCAAAGCATCTGGGTCAGCGTGCGGTTGCCGCTGCCCTGGATAATCCGATAGTGAAAGTCAAAATCGCCTTCCTGCTGGTAATAACCGACGCCGGCCTGAAACGCGGCGTCGCGCTCATGGGTTTCCAGCACGCGGCGCAATTCGTCGATTTCTTCGACGCTCATGCGTTCAGCCGCCAGACGGCAGGCCATGCCTTCGAGGGATTCGCGGATTTCGTAAAGTTCAAGCAATTCCGCGTGACTCAGCGAGACCACCCGCGCACCAACGTGCGGCACGCGCACCAGCAGGCGCTGGCCTTCCAGCCGATGGATAGCTTCGCGCAGCGGCCCACGGCTGATGCCGTAAGTGCGCGCCAGTTCCGGCTCGGAGATCTTGCTGCCCGGGGCGATCTCGCCTTTGACGATGGCCGCCTGAATGCGCCGGAAGACGTTTTCCGAGAGTGTCTCGGAATCGTCGCCGCTGATGACCGGGGGATCGAGTTGATCCAGCATGATTGTCGACACCTTGAAATCCAATGCGGCAAAAACTAGCCAATTCGCCTGCATCAGTCAAAGGATAAATAGGTATTGTCGACAATCGTCTAATAACCCTCTTCAACAGCCCCTAGGGTTATAGACCCGCTCGGGCGCTGGCGCCATAAAACCACCGTGCTAGAATGCCGCCCGCATTTGCTGGCCATTTGTACGGCTTGTCATAAAAAGCTGATAGGCACACGCAGGGGCTTGCGCAGTATTGCCAGGCACCTGAACCGACAACGGAACGCTGCGCACCAGGATTTATGAGACTCAAGCCTTTCCCGACATTTTTTGCTCTGTTTTGCCTGCCCGGCCTCGCTGCTGCGGGGGAAAAAACCGTGTACGGCCTCAACGAATACGCCTCCCTTGATGGCATCAATCTGGAAGTCGCGGCCAAACTCGACACCGGGGCGAAAACCGCCTCGCTGAGCGCCCGCGATATCAAACGCTTCAAACGCAACGGCGAGTCCTGGGTGCGCTTCTATCTGGCCATCGACGCCGCGCATTCGCACCCGATCGAACGGCCGCTGGCCCGGGTCAGCAAGATCAAACGCCGCGCCGGCGACTACGATCCGGAAGAAGGCAAGAAGTACACCGCCCGCCCGGTGATCGAGCTGGATATCTGCATGGGTTCGGCTTTGCGCAGCATCGAAGTGAACCTGACCGACCGAAGTGCGTTCCAATACCCGCTTTTGATTGGCTCCGAGGCGCTGAAACGCTTCGATGCGCTGGTCGACCCCAGTCTTAAATACGCTGCCGGCAAACCCGCCTGCACCATCGCCGCTCATACCGCCGAGTAATTTCCATGCGTTCTCTAACCTTCCACCTGAAAATCCTGATCACCATTCTGGTGCTCCTGGGCGTTTCGGTTACGGCCTATCAGATTTTCGTGCTCGGCATTCCGGTAACCGAGGACGCCACCGACGACTTGTGGAACATCGACGCCAAGGTCGAGTTCGTCGCCAGCACCAAGGATCCGGTGAAGATCCAGATGTTCGTGCCACCGTTGAGCCGCGACTACGTCAGCCTCAACGAAAGCTTTATCTCCAATAATTACGGCGTCGCCGTGAATCGCGTTGACGGCAACCGCAAGGTGACCTGGTCGGCGCGTCGGGCC from Pseudomonas sp. TH06 encodes:
- the prpC gene encoding 2-methylcitrate synthase, with protein sequence MAEAKVLSGAGLRGQVAGQTALSTVGQAGAGLTYRGYDVRELAADAQFEEVAYLLLYGELPTQAQLDEYQGKLSKLRDLPQALKEVLERIPADAHPMDVMRTGCSFLGNLEPEKDFSEQRDKTDRLLAAFPAIMCYWYRFSHDGKRINCVSDEPTIGGHFLHLLHDKKPSELHVKVMNVSLILYAEHEFNASTFTARVCASTLSDLYSCVTAAIGSLRGPLHGGANEAAMEMIERFSSPEEAVKGTLGMLERKDKIMGFGHAIYKDSDPRNEVIKGWAKKLADEVGDKVLFPVSEAIDKTMWEQKKLFPNADFYHASAYHFMGIPTKLFTPIFVCSRLTGWAAHVFEQRANNRIIRPSAEYIGVEQRKFVPIERR
- the prpB gene encoding methylisocitrate lyase translates to MSSNPNTPGQRFRDAVASEHPLQVVGAINANHALLAKRAGFKAIYLSGGGVAAGSLGVPDLGITGLDDVLTDVRRITDVCDLPLLVDVDTGFGSSAFNVARTVKSMIKFGAAAIHIEDQVGAKRCGHRPNKEIVSQQEMVDRIKAAVDARTDDSFVIMARTDALAVEGLESALDRAAACIEAGADMIFPEAITELEMYKLFANRVKAPILANITEFGATPLYTTEQLAGADVSLVLYPLSAFRAMNKAAENVYTAIRRDGSQQNVIDTMQTRMELYDRIDYHTFEQKLDALFAAKK
- a CDS encoding GntR family transcriptional regulator, with protein sequence MDQLDPPVISGDDSETLSENVFRRIQAAIVKGEIAPGSKISEPELARTYGISRGPLREAIHRLEGQRLLVRVPHVGARVVSLSHAELLELYEIRESLEGMACRLAAERMSVEEIDELRRVLETHERDAAFQAGVGYYQQEGDFDFHYRIIQGSGNRTLTQMLCGELYQLVRMYRIQFSTTPNRPRQAFAEHHRILDAIADRDGELAELLMRRHIGASKRNIARHYQDGAHNKTATERGES
- a CDS encoding ATP-dependent zinc protease, which codes for MRLKPFPTFFALFCLPGLAAAGEKTVYGLNEYASLDGINLEVAAKLDTGAKTASLSARDIKRFKRNGESWVRFYLAIDAAHSHPIERPLARVSKIKRRAGDYDPEEGKKYTARPVIELDICMGSALRSIEVNLTDRSAFQYPLLIGSEALKRFDALVDPSLKYAAGKPACTIAAHTAE